The following proteins are co-located in the Plasmodium vinckei vinckei genome assembly, chromosome: PVVCY_11 genome:
- a CDS encoding DnaJ protein, putative: MNYHKILGVTRNACKKTIREAYLKKVKLYHPDLNKSPDATTKFKQIQEAYQALYNDNYSQKLYDSENSYNQRRNSENIKSNKSYNNYNEFSDFHRAFYEEFRRMSKQEKHDEYARYANNNYSYSINDIFHKYPREFFYINLMFKLFPLFVVPVIFLFVVYKQYILKSYFKEKPILVYDSYGRAFLIDTHGRKFRASEFDKY; this comes from the exons atgaattatcataaaattttag GTGTAACAAGAAACGCttgtaaaaaaacaattcgTGAGGCatacttaaaaaaagttaaattatatcacccagatttaaataaaagcCCTGATGCCACAACAAAATTTAAGCAAATTCAAGAAGCATATCAAGCTctatataatgataattaCTCAC aaaaattgTATGATAGTGAAAATAGTTATAATCAAAGACGAAATtctgaaaatataaaaagcaATAAAAgctataataattataatgaatTCAGCGATTTCCATAGAGCATTTTATGAAGAATTTCGTAGAATGTCAAAACAGGAAAAACACGATGAATATGCg agatatgcaaataataattacagCTACAGCATTAACgacatttttcataaatatcctagggaatttttttacataaatttaatgtttaaattatttcccCTATTTGTGGTTCCGGTTATATTCCTTTTTGTTGTCTACaaacaatatat ttTGAAGAGctattttaaagaaaaaccAATACTTGTATATGATTCATATG GGCGAGCCTTTTTGATTGATACCCATGGGAGGAAGTTTAG AGCATCTGAATTCGATAAGTATTAA